One genomic segment of Pagrus major chromosome 13, Pma_NU_1.0 includes these proteins:
- the rhogb gene encoding ras homolog family member Gb, which translates to MQSIKCVVVGDGAVGKTCLLISYTTGAFPKEYIPTVFDNYSSQVTVDGRTISLNLWDTAGQEEYDRLRTLSYPQTNVFIICFSISSPASYENVKHKWHPEVLHHCPGVPILLVGTKSDLRNDAEIQRKLKEQNQTPVTRQQGDSLARQIHAARYLECSALNQEGIKDVFADAVRSYLNPQPTTTKRQCVLL; encoded by the exons atGCAGAGTATAAAGTGTGTGGTTGTGGGTGACGGTGCTGTGGGGAAGACCTGCCTCCTCATCTCCTACACCACCGGAGCTTTTCCCAAAGAGTACATCCCCACAGTGTTCGACAACTACAgcagccag GTGACGGTGGACGGCAGGACCATCAGTCTGAACCTGTGGGACACGGCGGGTCAGGAGGAGTACGACCGGCTGAGGACGCTGTCGTACCCGCAGACCAACGTCTTCATCATCTGCTTCTCCATCTCGAGCCCCGCCTCCTACGAGAACGTCAAACACAAGTGGCAtccagag gtgTTGCACCATTGTCCCGGCGTTCCCATCCTCCTAGTCGGCACAAAGAGTGACCTCCGGAACGACGCCGAgatccagaggaagctgaaggaGCAGAACCAGACTCCCGTCACCCGGCAGCAGGGCGACAGCCTCGCCCGCCAGATCCACGCCGCCCGCTACCTGGAGTGTTCGGCCCTCAACCAGGAAGGTATAAAGGACGTGTTCGCAGACGCCGTGAGGTCCTACCTCAACCCGCAGCCCACCACCACCAAGAGGCAGTGCGTCCTGCTGTAG